From Acetobacter sp.:
TGGACGCTTTGATTACGGATGAAAGTTTCAGGCTGACGGCAGTCCTCAATAACTTCTGCACGCTTTATCCAGACGTTCTCCTTAATTTAACTTCAAAAACAACGGAAGAAGTTGAATCTGGCATTGTTAATAATGAATTTGATGTTGGTATTATATTTAAAAGGAGAGCTGTAGAAAAAATAGAATATAAGTTTCTTCATGGAGAAGTGAATCATCTGTATTGTTCTGTTGGTCATGAGTTGTTTAAAAATCCACCTAAAAACATCAGCGAAATAAAGCATAAAAAATACAGTTTTTGTGGTTATGATCTGAATAGGGCAACAAGACTTCCGGAAATTGTTAGAAGTTTTAAGCAAAAAGCTATTGTTCAAAACATGGAGTTAGCTGCAACGCTCATTGGAAGTGGGTGTTATCTGGGATTTCTGCCAGCGCACTATGTTGACTCACTCTGGAGAAAAGATGATTATAAAAAAATACTTCCGTCAGAAATCCAGTTCATTAATTCTATTGAGATTATTACGCTTAAGGGAAAAACTTCTTCATTGATAAAAAAATTTCTTTTTTGTATGCATGAATAGAAATGGTTTCGCTATAAAAACAGAAATTATATTTTGTTTTTATCGGGGGAATTGTAATGGGTGTCGCTCCTTAGTTTATAAAAATCTCTTTGGGAATTTATCTGTTAATGATGAATTGGCCTCGTGGAGCATATGTATGACGTTTGAAAATACCAATTTTTCGCCATTTTCCTGTTAACGTAAAAAAACCGTCTCCATACTCATTTCGGGACTCTAGGGCATGTCGTCCGTTAGCATCAGACGCTATGAGGCTTGTACTTCCATCTGATCTGTGATGTTTTCTCCCTGTTTTCAGGGAGAAAATGAATGCGACGATATGGCCTGAGTGACAGCCAGTGGGAACGGATAAAAGATCTTCTCCCGGGTCGCGAAGGTCATGTCGGTGGAACGGCTGCCGATAACCGTCTGTCCGTGGAAGCGGTTCTGTATCGTTACCGTGCCGGCATTCCCTAGCGTGACCTGCCTGTCCGTTTTGGTGACTGGAAGAACGCCGTCATCCCCAAACGGAATCGCAACAATGTATCAACGTGGTGTGTGACGGACCGATATCAGACTTAAATCGCAAATTTGGAAGATCTGGCCTCTGCTCACTCGAAACGAAGTGGTCGTTTTATGGTGGAGGCGTCAGGCATACTAAATGGTGGGCGTTCCTTAGGCTCAGGACTCATAGCCAGAACATGACGGTTGCGGCGAGGCAGATGGCTGAGAAGAAGGCGGTCGGGCATCTGTCGTAGCGTGTTGCGACCCGCCGCCAGTCCTTGAGGCGGCCGAACATGATTTCAATGCGGTTGCGTCTTTTGTATTTTCGCTTGTCGTATTTGACTGGTTTTGCGCGGGATCTTCTTCCTGGAATGCAGGGCCTGATCCCTTTTTCCTCCAGAGCATCCCGGAACCAGTCAGCATCATAACCTCGATCCGCCAGCAGCCACTGTAAGGGGACACTTAGTTCTGCACCACGGGTAGGCCGGGATTACGTGGGACGAACGGGGACGCCGTGGGATAAAATTTGGCAGGTGGCCGCGATTGAAACGCGGCGTTCAGTTTTATCCACAGAGGAAAAGCGATCTTAGAGAGGTTTTGCACCAAAATGGATTTCGGCGATTTCGGACAGTTGGTGTTGCACTTTCTGGGCTGAGCGCGGACCGCGTGTCAGGTTGCGCTCAGAGACCGCTTAGAACTTGATGAAGTTGTGTCAGACGCGAGTCTGAATTGCCTCCTCTATCGCGGATTTTAGACGTAGGGCTTGTTCCTTGTTTTTCGTCGTGAGGATTGGCTGATCGCCAGACGAGTTTTTGATCATCACTTTGTAAGTCGCTGCTTCTATCTTTGATTTACCAATCCCGGCAATAATTATTAAAATGATAAAAAAGAAATAAAACCCCAAATAAACCCTTCCGAACTACCTATCATAAACCCAAAAAACAAAGAAATTAAAAAAACAATTCCCGAAAATATGCTATCTTCTTTTTTTAACGAGACACTTCCTATGGAGGATACTGAATAACTTGTCTCTCCTATTTTTATTATATTGCTATCAACGGAGAAATTGCCTTCTGATAAAATAGGATCGCTCATTTATGCTGCCTTATGACATGGCCTGGATGCCTGCGACAAAGCGGGGTGTGCAGGAGCGCATTCAGTCTGAGGTCTGGATGAAACCTGAACAGGAAGGCCAAGGACATCGACGTGACCCGCGCCGATGTCGTCGAATTGCACCAAGGGCTGAAAGAGACACCCTATCAGGCCAACCGGGTGCTGGGCGTGCTGGCGAACATTCCCCGGATCGACGGCAATCCCTATGTGATCACCGGGAAGATGGAGGGCCAGTATCTGACCGACATCCAGAAACCCCGGCGGCGGCTTCGCACACGGGCCGGGCTGGACACGCTGCGTATCCATGATCTGCGCCATTCCTTCGCCTCGGACGCGCTCCAGCTTGGCGCGGACCTGACCATGATCGGGCGGCTGCTGGGCCATACGCAGGTACAGACCACCGCGCGGTATGCCCACCTCAAGACCGATCCCGTCCGCACCACCGCCAACAAGGTGGCGGATGCCATCGCCAGCGCGCTCGGGCACGTCGCGCTAGAAAACAGGGTCAACTAAGTTTCCACCCCAGACGATGTGCCTTTTCTATTCAAAGAGTCGGATTTTCACGTTAACGGAAGGAAAATGATCCTTACATTCCTACTTCAATCCAAGAAAAAATGACATTATCGCCACGAGCAATGGAAACACAACTCCCACTACCAGCTTTCCAAATATTCCATCCCAAAATCCTGTCGCGATTTTTTCAACCGCTTCATTCGTATGATTTATTTGATTAATCGTAACACTTCCATCAGATTGAATATTTCCGATAGATTGATTATTACCATTTGACCCAATCAATTTCTGAAGATCCAAAAAAGAGGCTGCTTCAGATATTAACCTAAAATCTCGTTGTGCTCTGTCCGTAAACCAAGCACCTGCAAGAAAAAGACTCAACGCGACCATTATGGTGATATTGTAGAATATCTTAAATACTTCATTTGAGGGGTCTGAAGTTATGTGCCAAAATGCTCTAACTACTATATATCTATCATAAAAATCCCGAACAATATCGGATTTCAAGGGGAAATTTGAAATATAAGATATTTTTAATACCTCTTCTATTAACAAAATTATAGCCATAAAACCACATAACCCCCCAAATACATATGAGGCCATCGCCCTATTACG
This genomic window contains:
- a CDS encoding LysR family transcriptional regulator, with translation MSLQKKFRGKITGSDVRLIKVFCTIVECGGFAAAEPVLQIGLPAISRCVSDLEIRTGVTVCRRGKAGFSVTEHGLRLYDYCKRLLYDIERFEHEISSLNTEVSGTLRLAVVDALITDESFRLTAVLNNFCTLYPDVLLNLTSKTTEEVESGIVNNEFDVGIIFKRRAVEKIEYKFLHGEVNHLYCSVGHELFKNPPKNISEIKHKKYSFCGYDLNRATRLPEIVRSFKQKAIVQNMELAATLIGSGCYLGFLPAHYVDSLWRKDDYKKILPSEIQFINSIEIITLKGKTSSLIKKFLFCMHE
- a CDS encoding tyrosine-type recombinase/integrase; translation: MTRADVVELHQGLKETPYQANRVLGVLANIPRIDGNPYVITGKMEGQYLTDIQKPRRRLRTRAGLDTLRIHDLRHSFASDALQLGADLTMIGRLLGHTQVQTTARYAHLKTDPVRTTANKVADAIASALGHVALENRVN